Proteins encoded within one genomic window of Drosophila busckii strain San Diego stock center, stock number 13000-0081.31 unplaced genomic scaffold, ASM1175060v1 hic_scaffold_44, whole genome shotgun sequence:
- the LOC108607718 gene encoding LOW QUALITY PROTEIN: voltage-dependent calcium channel type D subunit alpha-1 (The sequence of the model RefSeq protein was modified relative to this genomic sequence to represent the inferred CDS: deleted 1 base in 1 codon), protein MQFQRQKDQKVYDRERSAEPRPTATPTPPAPPPPIATTVTSTSPTVMGGGELVNCIAYDDNTLVIERKPSPTSPATSRRYLKAETPTRGSRKYNRKAGTTKSDLEVVIVKPEHHHQHRSPTITLPVPVAVNSSSSSPTSATGVTVLQQSCSPLEAIASSEESTASSSNRKRVNNTELALSAVTSQIVNNTTYKLDFKQRRHKNNNNNGSEAGSNNGSKRQRRKSSCTSCGAADQEYRQRRSAPRPRSSEASWQQQPQNSVTSAGSTNSSYSSGARDDDSSYSAVGGDSSSSNSCNCDITGDNSTLHGFGVGDVSSFIGDDDCEPGDDDDNPDATDISSQTLRTAAIVAAVSAAAKEQAAAAVAANTDCESFSERRQDANDYADDEIRIIAGAARFGNDSLEDVGDVDDNADVIVRKNTRNNRPSIRGTCRITEEDDDNDEDLYEDEQDYEPEAEAEEGDDETADEYYEEEEDDTQAFSPFYTSSAELIDNFGGGAGKYFNLMDFERGAAGGGPFTPNGNGGAAGGGDMSQSYNPQTDMGGGSNIMGIDAMGIANIPETMNGTTIGPSGAGGQKPGAAGQKRPQRRGKPQPDRPQRALFCLGVKNPIRALCIRIVEWKPFEFLILLTIFANCIALAVYTPYPGSDSNVTNQTLEKVEYIFLVIFTAECVMKILAYGLVLHNGAYLRNGWNLLDFTIVVIGAISTALSYLKNDAFDVKALRAFRVLRPLRLVSGVPSLQVVLNSILKAMVPLFHIALLVIFVIIIYAIIGLELFSGKLHKTCRDEVTGEYPDNVRACGAGYECPPGTKCYGNWPGPNWGITNFDNFGLAMLTVFQCITLEGWTDVLYSIQDAMGSDWQWMYFISMVILGAFFVMNLILGVLSGEFSKERNKAKNRGDFQKLREKQQIEEDLRGYLDWITQAEDIEPDATGNLMSDSKGNKQNEMDSTEHMGEDMPEMQLTESRWRKMKKDFDRVNRRMRRACRKAVKSQAFYWLIIVLVFLNTGVLATEHYGQVAWLDEFQDYTNMVFIGLFTCEMLLKMYSLGFQGYFVSLFNRFDCFVVIGSISETLLTETGMMPPLGVSVLRCVRLLRVFKVTKYWRSLSNLVASLLNSIQSIASLLLLLFLFIVIFALLGMQVFGGKFNFNEDEKYRMNFDCFWQALLTVFQIMTGEDWNAVMYVGINAYGGVSSYGALACVYFIILFICGNYILLNVFLAIAVDNLADADSLSEVEKEEEPVDDGGMKRSHSPTPTIDGLDDEHLSIDMDMGENEMDDDKLDHETMSDEEGREMCEEEEEVDEEGMITARPRRMSEVNTATKILPIPAGTSFFLFSQKNRFRVFCHWLCNHGNFGNIILCCIMFSSAMLAAENPLNPNAERNLVLLKFDYFFTAVFTIELILKLISYGFVLHDGAFCRSAFNLLDLLVVFVSLISIVSSSNAISVVKILRVLRVLRPLRAINRAKGLKHVVQCVIVAIKTIGNIVLVTCLLQFMFAVIGVQLFKYVVKCVVVAIKTIGNIMLVTYLLQFMFAVIGVQLFKGKFFSCSDGSKMIKDDCYGNYLVYEDGDINKPRLKEREWSNNKFHFDDVAKGMLTLFTVSTFEGWPALLYVSIDSNKENGGPIHNFRPIVAAYYIIYIIIIAFFMVNIFVGFVIVTFQNEGEQEYKNCDLDKNQRNCIEFALKAKPVRRYIPKHGIQYKVWWFVTSSSFEYTIFILIMINTVTLAMKFYQQPLWYTNLLDALNMIFTAVFALEFVFKLAAFRFKNYFGDAWNVFDFIIVLGSFIDIVYSEIKSKDNTPKVCDISEDCKVPAKAAGSNLISINFFRLFRVMRLVKLLSKGEGIRTLLWTFIKSFQALPYVALLIVLLFFIYAVVGMQMFGKIALDDETAITPNNNFQTFQQAVLVLFRSATGEAWQEIMMSCTAQPEVRCDQKSDTPGMQCGSSIAYPYFISFYVLCSFLIINLFVAVIMDNFDYLTRDWSILGPHHLDEFIRLWSEYDPDAKGRIKHLDVVTLLRKISPPLGFGKLCPHRMACKRLVSMNMPLNSDGTVLFNATLFAVVRTSLSIKTEGNIDDCNAELRATIKQIWKRTNPKLLDQVVPPPGNDDEVTVGKFYATYLIQDYFRRFKKRKEQEGKEGHPDSNTVTLQAGLRTLHEVSPALKRAISGNLDELAEEPEPMHRRHHTLFGSVWSSIRRHGNGTFRRSAKASHSNGALTLGGSSLAAAGVGVGGSSLVLGSDATGGDYLYDSLNRSVADGVNHITRNIMQARLAASGKLQDEFQAGSGGELRTFGESISMRPLAKNGGAAATVAGTLPPEANAISYDKTDNRGILLHPYNNAYAPNGAIPGHELIQSTPASPYDQRRLPTSSDMNGLAESLIGGVLAAEGLGKYCDSEFVGTAAREMREALDMTPEEMNLAAHQILSNEHSLSIIGSSNGSIFGGGGAAALGGSSSISGAFGGSASGPASFSPQHHNSGTLQSPPIPDNRLRRVATITTTNNNKSQFGQNNTNNSRAMPTTSQRTMPPTQQQQQQQQSPQRSGPGNPAAS, encoded by the exons ATGCAATTCCAGCGGCAAAAGGACCAAAAAGTTTATGACCGTGAGCGTAGCGCTGAGCCCAGACCCaccgccacgcccacaccaccggcgccaccaccacccatAGCAACAACAGTGACTTCAACAAGTCCCACTGTTATGGGCGGTGGTGAGCTCGTCAATTGCATAGCCTACGATGATAACACGCTGGTGATTGAACGCAAACCATCGCCCACTTCGCCAGCCACATCGCGACGCTACTTGAAGGCAGAGACGCCAACTCGTGGCAGTCGAAAATATAATCGCAAGGCGGGTACTACCAAGAGCGACCTTGAGGTCGTCATAGTTAAGCCagaacatcatcatcaacatcgcTCGCCGACGATAACGCTGCCCGTGCCGGTGGCGGTCAACTCAAGCTCTAGCTCTCCGACAAGTGCAACAGGTGTCACGGTGCTACAACAAAG TTGTAGTCCACTTGAGGCAATTGCCAGCAGCGAAGAGTCCACAGCGAGCAGCTCGAACAGAAAGCGGGTCAACAACACTGAGCTCGCCTTAAGCGCCGTTACCAgccaaattgtaaataatacaaCCTACAAGCTCGACTTTAAGCAACGTagacacaaaaacaacaataacaacggcAGTGAAGCGGGCAGCAATAACGGCAGCAAACGCCAAAGGCGCAAGTCAAGCTGCACATCCTGTGGCGCGGCGGACCAGGAGTACAGGCAACGTCGCTCAGCGCCACGCCCGAGGAGTT CGGAAGCCtcgtggcagcaacagccacaaaatAGCGTCACTAGCGCtggcagcaccaacagcagctacagcagcggAGCCAGGgacgacgacagcagctaTAGTGCTGTGggcggcgacagcagcagcagcaatagttgCAACTGCGACATCACTGGCGACAACAGCACACTGCATGGCTTTGGCGTGGGCGACGTCAGCAGTTTTATAGGCGACGACGACTGTGAGCCAGGGGACGACGACGATAATCCGGACGCAACTGATATTAGCTCACAAACGCTgcgcacagcagcaattgttgcagccGTATCAGCAGCGGCCAAGGaacaagcagcggcagcggttGCCGCCAACACCGACTGTGAAAGCTTCAGCGAGCGACGGCAGGACGCGAATGATTATGCCGATGATGAGATTAGAATTATTGCAGGCGCAGCGCGATTTGGCAATGACTCGCTCGAGGATGTAGGCGATGTGGATGATAATGCGGATGTAATTGTAAGAAAAAATACGCGCAATAATCGGCCTTCGATCAGAGGGACATGTAGAATCACCGAGGAGGACGACGATAACGACGAGGATCTCTACGAAGACGAGCAGGACTACGAGCCAGAAGCTGAAGCCGAAGAAGGCGACGACGAGACAGCTGACGAGTATtacgaggaggaggaggacgaTACTCAAGCTTTTTCGCCCTTCTACACCAGCTCAGCGGAGCTGATAGATAATTTTGGTGGCGGCGCCGGCAAATACTTTAACCTAATGGACTTTGAACGAGGTGCCGCTGGCGGCGGC CCTTTCACGCCAAATGGCAACGGaggtgctgctggcggcggcgacaTGTCGCAATCCTATAATCCCCAAACTGATatgggcggcggcagcaacattatGG GCATCGATGCCATGGGCATAGCAAACATTCCGGAAACAATGAACGGCACTACAATCGGACCGAGCGGCGCCGGTGGACAGAAGCCAGGTGCTGCCGGACAGAAGCGGCCGCAACGTCGCGGCAAACCGCAACCAGATCGACCACAACGCGCTCTGTTTTGCCTGGGCGTTAAAAATCCTATACGAGCGCTTTGCATACGCATCGTAGAGTGGAA ACCATTTGAGTTCCTCATTTTGTTAACCATATTTGCCAATTGTATTGCTTTGGCCGTGTATACGCCTTATCCGGGCAGCGATTCAAATGTAACGAATCAAACCTTG GAAAAAGTTGAATATATATTCCTAGTTATATTCACAGCGGAATGTGTTATGAAAATATTAGCATATGGTCTTGTGTTACATAATGGTGCATATCTAAGAAATGGATGgaatttattagattttaCAATTGTAGTTATAGG AGCGATCAGTACAGCACTCTCATATTTGAAGAACGATGCCTTTGATGTCAAGGCACTCCGTGCCTTTCGTGTACTGCGTCCATTGAGACTTGTATCGGGTGTACCAA GTCTGCAGGTTGTGCTTAATTCTATTTTAAAGGCTATGGTGCCACTGTTTCATATTGCACTCCTGGTCATATTTGTAATCATAATCTATGCCATCATTGGTCTAGAGTTATTCTCTGGTAAATTGCATAAGACGTGTCGAGATGAGGTAACAG GTGAATATCCTGACAATGTTAGAGCCTGTGGAGCAGGTTATGAGTGTCCACCTGGCACTAAATGTTACGGCAACTGGCCTGGACCCAACTGGGGTATTACCAACTTTGATAACTTCGGACTGGCCATGTTAACGGTATTTCAATGCATTACTCTTGAGGGCTGGACAGATGTTTTATATTCT ATACAAGATGCCATGGGCAGTGACTGGCAATGGATGTACTTTATATCCATGGTTATATTGGGCGCGTTTTTCGTTATGAATCTAATTCTTGGTGTGTTGTCTGGTGAGTTCTCCAAAGAACGTAACAAAGCCAAAAATCGCGGCGACTTTCAAAAGCTGCGCGAGAAGCAGCAAATAGAGGAAGATCTGCGTGGTTATCTCGACTGGATTACCCAGGCTGAGGACATTGAGCCGGATGCTACGGGTAATCTGATGTCAGACAGCAAGGGTAATAAGCAAAACGAAATGGACTCCACCGAGCATATGGGTGAAGATATGCCCGAAATGCAACTCACCGAATCACGTTGGCGAAAGATGAAAAAGGACTTTGATCGTGTCAATCGACGCATGCGTCGTGCTTGCCGTAAGGCAGTCAAATCTCAGGCTTTCTATTGGCTCATCATTGTGTTGGTGTTTCTCAACACTGGTGTGTTGGCCACAGAGCACTATGGCCAGGTGGCTTGGCTAGATGAGTTTCAAG ACTATACGAATATGGTCTTCATAGGCCTGTTCACCTGCGAAATGTTGCTGAAAATGTATAGCTTAGGCTTTCAAGGTTACTTTGTGTCACTTTTCAATCGCTTTGACTGCTTTGTGGTCATCGGCAGCATTTCAGAGACATTACTCACCGAGACGGGCATGATGCCGCCACTGGGCGTCTCCGTGCTGCGTTGCGTGCGTCTGCTGCGCGTCTTCAAAGTCACCAA ATACTGGCGCTCTTTATCGAATCTCGTGGCTTCCCTATTGAACTCAATACAATCAATCGCATCactattgttattgctcttCCTATTTATTGtgatatttgctttgctgggAATGCAAGTGTTTGGtggtaaatttaattttaacgaGGATGAAAAGTATCGCATGAATTTCGATTGCTTTTGGCAAGCTTTGCTGACAGTGTTCCAG ATCATGACCGGCGAGGATTGGAACGCTGTTATGTATGTGGGCATTAATGCCTATGGCGGTGTCTCTTCCTATGGCGCCTTGGCCTGCGTCTACTTTATCATATTGTTCATATGCGGTAACTATATACTGTTAAATGTGTTCTTGGCCATTGCTGTGGACAACTTGGCCGATGCCGATTCACTGTCAGAGGTGGAAAAAGAAGAGGAACCAGTCGACGATGGTGGCATGAAAAGATCTCACAGTCCCACACCCACCATAGATGGCTTGGACGATGAACACTTAAGCATTGATATGGACATGGGCGAGAATGAAATGGACGACGATAAGTT GGACCACGAAACTATGTCTGATGAAGAAGGACGCGAGATGtgcgaagaagaagaagagg tGGATGAAGAGGGCATGATAACAGCACGTCCACGCCGTATGTCTGAGGTTAATACGGCAACGAAAATTCTACCCATACCAGCGGGCACATCATTCTTTCTTTTCTCACAAAAGAACAg GTTTCGCGTGTTTTGCCATTGGCTCTGCAATCATGGAAATTTCGGCAACATTATTCTTTGCTGCATTATGTTCTCATCGGCTATGTTGGCAGCAGAGAATCCATTAAATCCCAATGCTGAAAGAAATCTT GTACTGCTGaagtttgattattttttcACGGCCGTTTTCACAATAGAACTGATTCTGAAATTGATTTCCTATGGCTTCGTTTTACACGACGGAGCCTTTTGCAGATCCGCATTTAATCTTTTAGATTTACTTGTGGTATTCGTTTCATTGATATCTATAGTATCCAg TTCGAATGCGATTTCAGTCGTGAAAATTCTGCGTGTTCTTCGAGTTCTTAGACCACTGCGTGCCATTAATCGAGCCAAGGGTCTCAAG CATGTTGTTCAATGTGTCATAGTCGCTATTAAGACTATCGGAAATATTGTGCTCGTCACATGCCTACTGCAATTCATGTTTGCCGTTATAGGAGTCCAATTGTTTAAG TACGTGGTCAAGTGCGTTGTAGTCGCAATTAAAACCATTGGTAATATCATGTTGgttacatatttattgcaattcaTGTTTGCCGTTATTGGAGTGCAACTCTTTAAg GGTAAATTTTTCTCATGCTCGGATGGTTCCAAAATGATCAAAGACGACTGCTA CGGCAACTATCTGGTCTATGAGGATGGTGATATCAATAAGCCGCGTCTCAAGGAGCGTGAGTGGagcaataataaattccaTTTCGATGATGTGGCCAAGGGTATGTTAACGCTGTTTACTGTTTCCACCTTTGAGGGCTGGCCTGC CCTGCTCTATGTCTCCATTGATTCGAATAAGGAAAACGGTGGTCCAATACACAATTTCCGTCCTATTGTCGCTGCCTACTACATTATCTATATTATCATCATTGCCTTCTTCATGGTGAACATCTTCGTCGGTTTCGTTATTGTCACCTTTCAAAATGAGGGTGAGCAGGAGTACAAGAATTGCGATCTGGACAAGAACCAGCGCAATTGCATAGAGTTTGCCTTAAAGGCGAAGCCAGTGCGGCGTTATATACCCAAGCATGGCATACAGTATAAAGTCTGGTGGTTTGTCACTTCATCTTCGTTTGAATATAcgatatttatattgattatGATAAACACGGTAACGCTGGCTATGAAATTCTATCAGCAACCACTTTGGTATACAAATCTCCTGGATGCTTTAAATATGATATTTACGGCAGTTTTTGCGCTGGAGTTTGTCTTTAAGCTGGCCGCATTTCGATTTAAG AACTACTTTGGCGACGCTTGGAACGTTTTCGATTTCATTATTGTGCTGGGCAGCTTTATAGATATTGTATATTcagaaattaaaagcaaggACAATACGCCAAAAGTCTGCGACATAAGCGAGGATTGTAAAGTGCCAGCAAAAGCC GCTGGCTCCAATTTAATTTCCATTAACTTCTTTCGACTGTTTCGCGTCATGCGTCTCGTCAAGCTGCTGAGCAAAGGGGAAGGCATACGCACCTTGCTCTGGACCTTTATCAAATCTTTTCAGGCACTGCCGTATGTAGCACTGCTCATAGTGCTGCTCTTCTTCATCTATGCCGTTGTAGGCATGCAG ATGTTTGGCAAGATAGCTTTAGATGATGAAACTGCCATAACGCCCAACAACAATTTCCAGACGTTCCAACAGGCAGTGCTGGTGCTTTTCCGTTCGGCCACGGGTGAGGCTTGGCAGGAAATTATGATGTCCTGCACGGCTCAGCCGGAAGTGCGCTGTGATCAAAAATCTGATACGCCTGGCATGCAGTGCGGCTCATCCATAGCCTATCCCTACTTCATTTCCTTCTATGTGCTGTGCTCCTTCTTg ATCATTAACTTGTTCGTCGCTGTTATTATGGACAACTTTGATTATCTAACACGCGATTGGTCTATACTGGGTCCACATCATCTAGACGAGTTTATACGTCTGTGGAGCGAGTATGATCCGGATGCCAAGGGGCGCATCAAGCATCTGGACGTGGTCACTTTGCTGCGTAAAATATCGCCACCGCTGGGATTTGGCAAGCTCTGTCCGCATCGCATGGCCTGCAAGCGTCTGGTGTCCATGAACATGCCGCTCAACTCCGACGGGACAGTGCTCTTCAATGCCACGCTCTTTGCTGTGGTGCGCACCTCGCTGAGCATCAAGACTGAGGGCAATATAGACGACTGCAACGCCGAGCTGCGGGCTACAATTAAACAGATTTGGAAACGCACAAATCCCAAGCTGCTCGATCAAGTGGTGCCGCCGCCTGGCAATGATGATGAAGTTACTGTGGGCAAATTCTATGCCACGTATTTAATACAAGACTACTTCCGACGCTTCAAGAAGCGCAAGGAGCAGGAAGGCAAGGAGGGACATCCCGATAGCAATACGGTGACACTTCAAGCGGGCCTGCGTACACTACACGAGGTGTCGCCAGCGCTTAAGCGTGCCATATCGGGTAATCTCGATGAGCTAGCAGAGGAGCCAGAGCCCATGCATCGT CGCCATCATACGCTCTTTGGCAGCGTTTGGAGCTCGATACGACGTCATGGCAATGGCACGTTCCGTCGCAGCGCCAAAGCTTCGCATAGTAATGGCGCCCTGACGCTGGGTGGCTCctccttggctgctgctggcgtcggcGTAGGTGGCAGTAGTTTGGTGCTGGGCTCTGATGCCACCGGCGGTGATTATCTCTACGACAGTTTGAATCGCAGCGTCGCCGATGGCGTCAATCATATTACGCGCAACATTATGCAGGCGCGTCTGGCCGCCAGTGGCAAGCTGCAGGATGAGTTTCAGGCTGGCAGCGGCGGTGAGCTGCGCACATTTGGCGAAAGCATCTCGATGCGACCGCTGGCCAAAAACGGCGGCGCAGCGGCTACAGTAGCGGGCACGCTGCCGCCGGAGGCCAATGCAATATCTTATGA CAAAACCGACAATCGTGGTATTTTATTGCATCCATATAACAATG ccTACGCACCCAATGGTGCTATTCCTGGCCACGAACTCATCCAATCGACACCAGCTAGTCCTTACGATCAGCGTCGTTTACCAACTTCATCTGATATGAACGGCCTAGCCGAATCATTGATTGGAGGG GTACTCGCCGCTGAGGGTCTTGGGAAGTATTGTGATTCCGAATTTGTGGGCACGGCTGCTCGTGAGATGCGTGAGGCGCTTGATATGACGCCCGAGGAGATGAATTTAGCTGCACATCAAATTTTATCGAATGAGCATTCGTTGAGTatcattggcagcagcaatggcagcatcTTTGGTGGgggtggtgctgctgccttgGGCGGTAGTAGCAGCATTTCTGGCGCTTTTGGTGGCAGCGCCAGTGGACCAGCTTCTTTCTCGCCGCAGCATCATAACTCAGGCACATTGCAATCACCACCGATACCAGATAATCGTCTTAGACGAGTTGCCACCATAACGAccactaacaacaataagtctcaatttggccaaaataatacaaataatagtAGAGCAATGCCCACGACAAGCCAAAGAACCATGCCAcccacacaacaacaacaacaacaacaacaatcaccaCAGCGTAGTGGGCCGGGCAATCCGGCCGCTTCATAG